In Streptomyces qaidamensis, one DNA window encodes the following:
- a CDS encoding SRPBCC family protein, translating into MTEYERSRTMPAQPEHVFDEAANVGRLDSWLPEALHVEAGRLPAVTVHEDRTDEDTSALFRARPDQMRLEWGTRDQGAYAGWLQVAGLDGGASEVTVHLSFFDDGHDPGEQAVTDALDTSLRRLEEQVRLHVDHAAG; encoded by the coding sequence ATGACCGAGTACGAACGTTCCCGCACGATGCCCGCACAGCCCGAGCACGTCTTCGACGAGGCCGCGAACGTCGGCCGGCTGGACAGCTGGCTGCCGGAGGCCCTGCACGTGGAGGCCGGGCGGCTGCCGGCCGTCACCGTGCACGAGGACCGCACCGACGAGGACACGTCCGCCCTGTTCCGAGCCCGGCCCGACCAGATGCGGCTCGAATGGGGCACCCGTGACCAGGGCGCGTACGCGGGCTGGCTCCAGGTCGCCGGGCTCGACGGCGGGGCCAGTGAGGTGACCGTGCACCTGTCGTTCTTCGACGACGGCCACGACCCGGGCGAGCAGGCCGTCACCGACGCCCTGGACACCAGCCTGCGGCGGCTGGAGGAGCAGGTGCGGCTGCACGTCGACCACGCGGCCGGCTGA
- a CDS encoding aromatic ring-hydroxylating oxygenase subunit alpha, which produces MTETDEAGAFSAGTEWPSAHRDPSTGMVDLRRVGANPDHWYPVALSKNVRSKRTFATAFAGERIALYRGESGTVYALEDRCAHRQVPLSMGVVEGEALRCCYHAWAYRGDGRISQIPYLSKGDGRPPRGVRGYPVREAYGLVFAFPGDPDKAAVTPLPDLPAFGSPRYKAMTYSRTVRCHYSFMHENLLDMNHQFLHRGVVGRLRPELLGSRTDERSVEARYLFSHAGGKRNRGAGLLAAEGIGGSDSRDVMTIRTEYPYQTLDLVPENAERPAFRLWAAYVPEDAEQRRCHTFGLLMIEKPRVPGALQLAWPLIRRFTERVFAEDRMAVEAEQRAWDEQGEDRNREVFPLILDVREVLRTNGVPIRPRAAACGAASMCDGHDRGPAPGADAGAP; this is translated from the coding sequence GGACCGAATGGCCCTCGGCGCACCGCGATCCGAGTACCGGCATGGTCGACCTCCGGCGCGTCGGGGCGAACCCCGACCATTGGTACCCGGTCGCACTGTCGAAGAACGTGCGCAGCAAGCGGACGTTCGCGACGGCGTTCGCCGGCGAGCGCATCGCGCTCTACCGCGGGGAGAGCGGCACCGTGTACGCGCTGGAGGACCGGTGCGCACACCGTCAGGTGCCGCTCAGCATGGGCGTCGTGGAGGGCGAGGCGCTGCGCTGCTGCTACCACGCGTGGGCCTATCGCGGCGACGGCCGCATCTCGCAGATCCCGTACCTCTCCAAAGGTGACGGCAGGCCGCCGCGCGGCGTGCGCGGCTACCCCGTCCGCGAGGCGTACGGGCTGGTGTTCGCCTTCCCCGGCGACCCGGACAAGGCGGCCGTCACCCCGCTGCCCGATCTGCCGGCCTTCGGATCACCGCGGTACAAGGCGATGACCTACTCCCGGACCGTGCGCTGCCACTACTCGTTCATGCACGAGAACCTCCTCGACATGAACCACCAGTTCCTCCACCGGGGCGTGGTGGGCAGACTCCGTCCCGAACTGCTCGGCTCCCGGACCGACGAGCGGTCGGTGGAGGCCAGGTACCTGTTCAGCCACGCCGGGGGCAAACGGAACCGCGGGGCCGGCCTGCTGGCCGCCGAGGGCATCGGCGGCAGCGACTCCCGCGACGTCATGACGATCCGCACCGAGTACCCGTACCAGACCCTCGACCTGGTCCCGGAGAACGCCGAGCGGCCGGCCTTCCGGCTCTGGGCCGCCTATGTGCCCGAGGACGCCGAGCAGCGCAGATGTCACACCTTCGGCCTGCTCATGATCGAGAAGCCGCGGGTTCCCGGTGCTCTGCAGCTGGCCTGGCCGCTCATCAGGCGCTTCACCGAGCGGGTGTTCGCCGAGGACCGGATGGCCGTCGAGGCCGAGCAGCGGGCCTGGGACGAGCAGGGCGAGGACCGCAATCGCGAGGTGTTCCCCCTGATCCTGGACGTCCGGGAGGTGCTGCGCACCAACGGCGTCCCGATCCGCCCCCGGGCCGCCGCGTGCGGCGCCGCCTCGATGTGCGACGGCCACGACCGCGGACCTGCTCCCGGGGCGGACGCCGGCGCCCCTTGA